The window TCTCGCCCACGCCCCAAGGGTCAAGATTAGCCGTTGGCTCGTCAAGTATTAAAAGCTGTGGCTCGTGGACTGTTGAAGCCGCTAAGCAAAGGCGTTTTTTCTCTCCACCAGATAAAGTTTCAATATCGTCCTCGGCTTTGTCCGAAAGCCCGTAGATTTTGAGAAACTTTTTTGCTTTCTCCAAGGGGTTTTTAAAACCTAAATTCTCTAGCGTGAAAAGAACTTCATCGATGGGCGTTTGCATCGCTAGCTGGAGTTCGTGAGATTGTAAAACTACGCCAACATATCTTGGAACTACCTTAAAATCGTTAGGATCTAGAGGATTTATTCCGAACAACTTCACGCTTCCCTTTACGTAACCATACAAGAGATTCGTTAAAACTCCGGTAATTAAAATAATGAAAGTTGACTTGCCCGAGCCTGTAGGCCCTACTAGGAGAAGAGTCTCTCCTTCGTTAAGGACGAGGGTAGTATCTTTAAGTATTGGCTTATCTTCCTCGTACCCAGCTTCTTTTACATGTACTCTTAATATCTCTTTCAATATTATCCTCCATTAAACAGCGATGTTCCTATCTACTATCCCAATATTTAAGGCTATATTACTACTTTTCCCAGAAAATTTAATTTTAGCTTCGATTCTAATACTACAAGGAAGGTATTGGCAATGCCGTTCGTTTACCTCGTTAAACCTGTAACCGTGGAAAGTCATGAAGAAGAGAAAAAGGGAAGCTATCCACCGCTAGGACTACTTTACCTCTCTTCGATGTTTAAAGAGTATGGGTTCGAAACCAAGCTCTATGACCTAGACTTTGTCGATGAGAACGCATTAGTAAAACAAGCTTCTCACGAACAGCCTGAAATAGTTGCTATTACTTCGACAACTCCCAGCTATTACAGCATAGTTCATGTAATTAAAAGACTTAGAGAAATCCTGAAGAATTCACTGTTTGTCGTGGGAGGCCCTCACGCAACGCTGGTTCCAGAAGATTTTATTGGAATTGCCGACGTTATAGTTAAAGGCGAGGGAGAACGCGTTATATCAGAGCTAGTTAAAATGTCTAGAAAACAGCATTTTAAAAATACTATAGTATTGAATGGGGAAACAGTAGAAAACTTGGACGAAATACCATATCCGGATAGAAGTATTTTGGATAGACGATATTACTCGGAAAATCTAGGGTCAATGTTTACGAGTAGGGGATGCCCATATAACTGCCTCTTTTGCGCTACGAGGTTTATAATGGGTAGAAAGTTCAGAGCTAGAAGTGTTGGAAACGTGATCGGAGAATGGATAGAGTTAAAAGAGAAGTATAAAGCTCCTAAAATAAGAATATTAGACGATGTTTTTACATTTAACAGGCAGAGAGCGGTTGAAATTTGCAAACAGGTAAAAGAGTACGGACTTGGCGAGTGGAGTCTCCCTAATGGAGTAAGGGTAGATAATGTAGATGCTGAACTTTTAGAGCTTATGGCTGATTCCGGTTGTACAACAGTCTGGTACGGCGTTGAATCAGGCTCGCAGAAAGTAATAAACATTTTAAGGAAAGGTATTAAGCTTGAACAAGTCGAGAAAGTAGTTGAATGGAGTAAAGACGTAGGCTTAAGCGTTGGATTATTTTTTATGGTTGGAGCGCCTGGGGAAACTCTAGAAACTATATATGAAACTTTAAAGCTGATCGAAAAGCTGGACCCCGACTACGTTCACTTCAGCATAGCTACTCCATATCCAGGGACAGATTTCTGGAAGTGGGTTGAAGAAAATGGGCGCTTTTTAACTCATGATTACAGCAAGTTCGAAAGAGAGTTTATATTTGAAACTCCGGATTATCCTTTAAAAGATAGAATAAAAGCTATTGAAATAATAGAAAAGGAATTATCTTTGAAGTATGAAGTAGAATTTTAGCGATCTTCGCGGATATAACTGTTATATGTCATCGATTAAAGTAGTCTCGTTCATTATAACATAATTATTAATTTTTAGTATTGTAAAGGTTCAAATTATTTTAAAATTACTATTTTAATGCATAATTTTATTAATATTTATTAGCATAATATAAAGAACTTGAGCATTTTTGGGTGAGCGCATGGACAAGGCAAAAACAATATCTAAGGATGCATTTAAAGAGTTCATTGGTAGACTTCTTGAAAATTTTCAAGTGATAGCTCCGGTTAGAAGAGAGGGAAAAGTATTCTATGATTTAGTTTCTCACCCCTATGAAGTAATGATAGAGTATAAAGGGCATACTCTTTTGCCTCCTAAGCGGTTCTTCTTCCCAGAAAAGGAAATATTGTTCACTTACGAACTAGTTAACGATGAGGTTATAATATACGATAAATGCGAAGAATTGGAGGGATTGAAGCGTGTACTTATCGGAGCTAGAGCTTGCGATATTAAAGGTTTAGAATATTTAGATAAGGTTTTCATCGGAGAGTATCATAATCCATACTATAAAGTCCGTCGAGAAAATACGTTAATCATAGGTTTGACATGTAATGAGCCTATGGACTATTGCTTTTGCGCGCACACGGGGAGTGGACCTCGAATAGAAAGTGGTTATGACTTGCTATTAACCGATTTAGGCGACTATTACCTAGTTGACGTGGGTAGTGAAGAAGGAGAAAAAATCCTAAAGTATAACATTGACATTTTCAAGGATGCATCGGAAGAGGACTTACAAGCTAAGGAAAAAATACTATCGAACGTAGAAGCTAGAATAAGAGAGGATCCGTTTCCAGATCTTGATAAAATGTACGATTCTCTGATAAAGAATTTTAATGCCGAATTGTGGGAGAAGTATGGAGAGCGATGTTTAGCATGTGGAAAATGTAATTTTGTCTGTCCTACATGTAGATGCTTTGACATCTACGACGATCCTAACTTAGACCTAAAAAGCGGTAGGAGGATAATGGTTTGGGATTCTTGTCATTTCCTGAGTTTTACGAGAGTTGCTGGAGGCTTAGTTTTTAGAAAGGAAAGACCTTCCAGAATAAAGCAAAGAGTATACCACAAATATTGTTATTCTATAGATGAAATAGGCTCTATTTCATGCACTGGATGTGGAAGATGTATAGACGTTTGTCCGGCTAGTATCGATATACGGGAAATTGTTAGGGAGGTGGTTAAGCTATGAAAAACCCGTATATTCCCAAGCTAGCTGTGATAGAGGATATGAGAGAAGAAGCGCCTGGGATAAGAACGTTCAGGCTAAAGCTTAAAGAGGGGGGAGGACTAGATTTTAATCCTGGACAGTTTATCGAATTAACCGTTTTCGGATATGGGGAAGCTCCATTTTCGATATCGTCATCCCCCCTGCTTAAAGACTTTTTTGAGTTAACTATTCGAAAAATTGGAACGCTAACTTCGGCGCTATTCAAAATTAATAAAGGTAATACTGTGGGAATTAGGGGGCCTTTTGGAAATGGGTGGCCTATCGAAAAAATGAAAGGAATGAACGTGTTAATGGTTGGAGGAGGCATTGGAATTGCGCCTCTAAAGCCGGTGATAGAGTATATAATTGCAAATCGCGAAGATTACAACAATGTCATATTGCTTTATGGCGCGAGAACGCCCAGTGATATAGTCTTTAAAAAAGAGCTTGAAAAATGGAGCAAAACTATAGAAATCCACTTGACGGTGGATATAGGAGATGAAACTTGGAGAGGCAGGACTGGAGTTGTGACTGTGCTATTTGACGAGATTGAAATTAATCCCAAAGAGACGTATGCTATACAATGCGGGCCTCCGATCATGATGCACTTTGTAACCAAGAAGCTCATTGAGCTAGGCTTTCCAGAAGATAGGATACTATTTTCTCTTGAGAGATTAATGAAGTGCGGGATGGGCTTCTGCGGGCACTGCATGATAAGTGGAAAATTCGTATGCAGGGATGGTCCCGTGTTCGACTATGGGCAGGTTAAAAACTTTTTAGAGATTGCGGTTTAGGTGAGAGTATGTCCGTGAAAAAGGATAAGCTAAAAATAGGTATCTTTAGCTTGTCGTCATGCGA of the Thermoproteales archaeon genome contains:
- a CDS encoding radical SAM protein, whose translation is MPFVYLVKPVTVESHEEEKKGSYPPLGLLYLSSMFKEYGFETKLYDLDFVDENALVKQASHEQPEIVAITSTTPSYYSIVHVIKRLREILKNSLFVVGGPHATLVPEDFIGIADVIVKGEGERVISELVKMSRKQHFKNTIVLNGETVENLDEIPYPDRSILDRRYYSENLGSMFTSRGCPYNCLFCATRFIMGRKFRARSVGNVIGEWIELKEKYKAPKIRILDDVFTFNRQRAVEICKQVKEYGLGEWSLPNGVRVDNVDAELLELMADSGCTTVWYGVESGSQKVINILRKGIKLEQVEKVVEWSKDVGLSVGLFFMVGAPGETLETIYETLKLIEKLDPDYVHFSIATPYPGTDFWKWVEENGRFLTHDYSKFEREFIFETPDYPLKDRIKAIEIIEKELSLKYEVEF
- a CDS encoding 4Fe-4S dicluster domain-containing protein; amino-acid sequence: MDKAKTISKDAFKEFIGRLLENFQVIAPVRREGKVFYDLVSHPYEVMIEYKGHTLLPPKRFFFPEKEILFTYELVNDEVIIYDKCEELEGLKRVLIGARACDIKGLEYLDKVFIGEYHNPYYKVRRENTLIIGLTCNEPMDYCFCAHTGSGPRIESGYDLLLTDLGDYYLVDVGSEEGEKILKYNIDIFKDASEEDLQAKEKILSNVEARIREDPFPDLDKMYDSLIKNFNAELWEKYGERCLACGKCNFVCPTCRCFDIYDDPNLDLKSGRRIMVWDSCHFLSFTRVAGGLVFRKERPSRIKQRVYHKYCYSIDEIGSISCTGCGRCIDVCPASIDIREIVREVVKL
- a CDS encoding FAD/NAD(P)-binding protein encodes the protein MKNPYIPKLAVIEDMREEAPGIRTFRLKLKEGGGLDFNPGQFIELTVFGYGEAPFSISSSPLLKDFFELTIRKIGTLTSALFKINKGNTVGIRGPFGNGWPIEKMKGMNVLMVGGGIGIAPLKPVIEYIIANREDYNNVILLYGARTPSDIVFKKELEKWSKTIEIHLTVDIGDETWRGRTGVVTVLFDEIEINPKETYAIQCGPPIMMHFVTKKLIELGFPEDRILFSLERLMKCGMGFCGHCMISGKFVCRDGPVFDYGQVKNFLEIAV